The genomic region gctttcgtccagtctgatggaacctgtcctgactcccaggccattactattaatattttctgcaagttcagtaatgtacaaattgaacagcaaGGCTCCGTCCACACTCTTGTGGGGCACCTGTAGGTGCTTTTCCATCTGGGATTACACATTGTGTCCTTCCTACCAAACAATCTTCAGTCCAGTGATAATTCTTGCTTGCTATCCCACTTGCTTTGTTGCTAACTGTTTAGAAGAGAAATGTGCAGGTCTGTGTTAATGAAgtttttcttgttcttgtttttCCAGGGAACCTCTGGACACAAGATGCGAGATGTATACAGAGGCCAATACACTGTGAATTCTCATTTTGGACCATTGTGGAAGGAATAATATTTTGCTGAGATGGACTCTTGTCTATAATACATAGCTGGAGCATAGTTGTAGTGCTGTTACAATTATAAGTTTTAAGCAAGAGAAGGAAATGTCAGTGTACAGCGTTTGTGTTGGGAACAAAGTTCAAACAATTGGAAAGAATGGGCAATGCTCTTCAGTGATAGACACCAAGTCAgaagaaaactgaacatttttaCGGCTTTATCAGCTTTACTTTTGTGGATTGTGGGAAATATGTACAGTCACTCAGGCACCACAGTCTGAGAAGAGCTAATACTGCAGGTGACAAAGTGGACTTTCCAGATTAACAGCAGCTACAATGGATATGGCATTGGAGGCTCACAGTCTTGTCGAAATAAAGCGAGAACCGGTAGACAACTTGGCGGTAGTAATCAAGACGGAACCTGAGTGGATACCGGAAGAGAGCAGCACTGGACTGCTCGAGTGCacaagcagcgcctctcctgacatATTGCAGGAAGAAGCTCAGGTGTACCCACTTGTCAAACTGGAGCCTGCAGAAAATGCAACTGAGGCTTGTGAGAATTGCAAGAGTGAGACTCACTTGGATCCATTGGACACTATTTGTAGTACTGGTATAAAAAGTGAAGTGACAGAACAACTTTTGAAAAAGAAAGAATTAGTGGATTGCTCAGATTGTTCCAACCCATTACAGGAACTTGGTGAAGAGGAATGGGAGAAAATTCCagatgatgacacaaaaaaaaatgtGTTAGCCAATCTCGTCCCTTTTCTCAAGCAAGAATTGGACTGCAACTTGCACAGCATTCGTGAGGAGAGGCCATCATCAGAAGCAGTTGACGGATCCTCGGACAGTGTCCCAGAGGTCGATGATGACGACGTTGACAATTACGACGATTCACCAGAAAGCCCCCGGCTGGTCATTGCGGAAGTGGAAGATACTTCTAGCGTGACAGCTGTCGATGAGCTTTCGGAACCGTGCGATATGTTGGGGGATGGCTGGAGGATAACAGTGTTCAGGTGTGGCCACTGCATGGCGCTGGCGTGGGATGTCGTCAGGCTGGCACGCCACGACTGTATCTTACCGCAACAGCGTAAGTTAAACGGCAGCATATTGGGGCGGCTGAGGCCCGGCACCCAGGTGAGGTACGTGAACTTGTTCGGATGTCACGTGTGTGGGAAACTGTTCTTCAAACGCAAAAATTATCGGAAGCACGTGTCTACGTTCCATTCTGAAGCACTGCTGAAGCCGTTCTTTAAGCCTAAAGTATGTTCTGACGGTGACAGCTGTAACCGATCTGCATCTGTGGTAAGTTCGAGTGATTCGGATGCCAAATTGGCACTTGTCGGTGATGTGACAGTGTCGGCCACCGCTGTTTCTGGTACGAAATCTACAAGACACGAGAATGGTGATAACCTGGAACTGTGTGTGGTGTGTCGTAAGGAGTCGTGTCAGATGCACAAGTATGTTCTCCTCAGAGGCAAGTGTGACTCCACCAAGAAGGTGCCGGTTTTCATTTGTCACAAATGCAAAAGGGATTTTCGGTGTGAGGATAATTATTGGAGGCACATGTATTATCACGGGTTCAAGATGGAAGTTGTGTCAGAGGAGGAGCCGACAGCAGTATTGCATGCAGTCAGTCATGTCGACAGCAAAAAGAAGATTAGGAGACCTCGGAAAAAAACTTGCAGTTCGCTCGTGGAGCCGAGTGTGGACCTGTCCCACGAGAACACCGTGCCGCAGTCAGCCCCCCAGCCTCTGTCGGATGTGTGTAGTTTGAAAAGTGCCTCACAGGGGGAAGGTACAGGAGGGGTCAGTGTGGCAGCCTCAACTGCCAAAATTTGCTTTGCGACGGTTGGCGCTTGTGAAATTCGTAATCGGCCTTCGATTGAAAATcggagtgcttcaaaaagtaataagaGAAAAATTTCAGAGGTATCTTTCATCACAGAAGAGGATGGGCCACACCCCAAAAAGAACTTCTCGCCTGCAGATGACAAGGGTACTGTTGACGTGTTGACCGGTTGCTCCTCGGCACAAATTGCATCCAGACCATTCCGACCGGAGACCTCGGTGGCTAAAGACAGTTGTGGTACTGTCAGTTCTGAAGAGAGAGAACGAGTGTGTGCAATGGAGGGAGAAATGTCTGATTTGACCATAGATAGTGTCTGGAGTGCTAGATTGGAGAAGAATGAGTGGAATACCATAGGAGCTCTGAATGAGGAGGGGGAAGAAGTAACTACAGAAAAACTGCCTGAAGAATATAATGGCCCATGCAGCACAGTTAGTGACAATttttccacagtgacaagtagagGAGACATGAGTAATTCATCATCTCTGCAGTTAAGAAAAAGAATGAATCAGATAGCTGTTGAAGTCAtagatgatgaagatgataataTTAATGGTAATTGCAAGGCTGTTGAAGTTATAgacttggatgatgatgatgatgatgatgatgaagtagatgtaaatattaatagtaatggcAGGGCTGACAAGATTTCCAGTTTCCCAGATACaattgaaacagaagaaaagtGTGACGGCAAGATAGTGGCAGTGTCTGGGCAGGAGAATTTGGAACGAGGCTCAGACTATTCTAGCTGCACTTTGGTACAGGGGCTCTGTAATCCGGGTGAAACTTATTCGACTTCACAAAATATGGAAATCGATTTCAATGCGAGAGAGCAAGAGGCAGTTTCTGCTGACAGGACTGCCACCGGAAAAAGATCTCTGTCGACAGCTGGAAAAGTGACCGTCGGAGATTCGCAGTCGACAGGTACTCCATTTGTACAAGCCGGTGTTAACTTGGGTGCTCGGGTAGCTGTGATAAAGTGCGCGAATGGCAACGAATCTCGTTTAGTACACGAAAAGCTAGCTCCGAATGGGTGTGAAGGACGTACTGGAGTGAGGATACTGCAAGTCTCAAACACTGCAGTGTATCGGACTGTGCCAGTTCGACAGGTAACGAAACTGGCATTTCTACCTGCTGTGAGGCACTCCGCAAATAGTGACGGGACGGTCGGTTATTTGAGGAAGCTTTCGAATATTTCTTTGAAAGTATCTGGTACACCTAGGATAGGTTCGTGTTTGTTGAAATGTGAGAAGTGTAATCTATTGGGAATGTATAGTCCCACATTTTTCTCACACAAGTGTTCACCACCTAATAGCAGTGCAAATGACAGCAGCGGGGTGCTCTCTGCTGACAGTGTGAGGATGGTGCCGAATCACAATGCCAGAGTGATACCTGGGAGCAGTAGGGTGTGCGCTTACAGAGGTATTGTTGCCAACAGAAAACTGACAGGTTCCGTATTGTGGAAGTGTTTGCGATGCAACTTCACGACGTACCGTTGTGACGTATTCAAGTCGCATTTGTGTAATTCCCCGGTGCATTTCAAGATACTCTTGGACGGGCAGGCACCAGGTGCTTTAACAAGATGCGACGAGGATGTGTCACCGGATGCCGGAAAGAGACGTGACGCAGAAGTGGTCCTGGGTGCCGGAACGAGAAGCGACTCGGACATAGCCCTAGGTACCGGAATGAGAAGCGATGCAAACACGGTGCCACCTGCCGGAACGAGAAACGACGCAGACGTGACGCCAGGTGCCGGAATAAGAAGTGATGCAGACGTTGTGCCAGGTGCAGGAACGAGACAGGACACAGACGTGGTGCCAGGTGCAGGAACGAGAAGCGACACTGGCGTGGCGCCTGGTGCAGGGGCGAAATGTGACGCAGATGTGGTGGCCGGTGCTGGGATGAGATGTGACGCAGATGTGGAATCAGGTGCGCGGACGAGATGCGATGCTGACGTGGTACCGGATGCCGGGACGAGATGCGACGCAGACGTGGTGCCAGGTCCCGGGACGAGATGCGACGCAGACGTGGCGCCGGGTCCCGGGACGAGATGCGACGCAGACGTGGCGCCGGGTCCCGGGACGAGATGCGACGCAGACGTGGCGCCGGGTCCCGGGACGAGATGCGACGCAGACGTGGCGCCGGGTGCCGGGACGAGATGCGACGCAGACGTGGCGCCGGGTGCCGGGACGAGATGCGACCCCGACGTGGCGCCGGGTGCCAGGAGGAGATGCAGTGCAGACATTGCACCAGGTATCGGAATGAGACGCAATGCAGATGTGGCGCCAGGTGTTGGAACGGGACGTGACACAGATGTCGTGCCAACTCCACCAGTAGAGTACCTTTGGAAGTGTGTGGGGTGTGGTTTGTATTCAAATTCCAGACAATGTCTACTGATGCACAAGTGCTCATCTTTCAAGAGAAAAGTGACCGGTTCTGATGCTGTCTTCACTGGGCCGGAACTCATGTGCTGCAAGTGCGGCTTCAAGACGGCCGGGCGACTGATGTTCGCGACGCACCGGTGTGCCAGCCTCGTGCTGCCACCGTGGCTGCCGAGGGATAAGGTGCCTGCGAAGTGGACTGGCCGTGGTGCACCCGACAGCACCTCTCCCAAGGTATGTGAGAAATCGACGCAGAAAAACGACTTGGGCACTGTTCACGACTCCGTTTTGAACTTTCTGTTGCTGCACAGTGGTGCTAAGATGGTAGAGAATAATGGTAGTTTTCTTGTAATGCTGCCAAATATGTCAACTTCGGGGTCTCCTCCCCGAGTGGGTAGCTGAACATCTAGGAGGCAAGAAAACTCGAGTAAATCACTTTGTAACAGTGTATGAAACTGTAcctaaaactaaaacagagtgctaCGTGTGATAACTTCATTTACTAATTGTCGGGAGTGTGTTTTCTAGTCTCAAAAAATTGGCAGCAGTTGTAGTACATTTCACATGGGACGGCGCCTCTACACACAGGAGGAGAACAGTAAGGAAGTGTGCACAATATTGGATTTCCGTATGCCTGTCAACGTAGTGGAGGTAAACACCTTCCACTGTTGCCATGACATATTGAGTGTCCACAGACAACAACAAATGAAGTTACATCAGGATGTTTTTGTCTGCGGGAGGACATTTATTGCAATTTGGAACTATTCACGGCAACAGGTCCAGAGGAAGACTGAATCTCACTGGTTGCTGGGTGTTAGTGGACGGGGATAAGGATGAGGAGATCAGTTCAAAACTGGCCCATCTTTCAGAGTGACATACACTACAGTTTCCTTAGATAACTTTGTAAATGATTTTTGGAAGATGTACACCTGTTTCTTTTACTGAAAGAATTTGTGCCAGAAAAACTGTCTTGCGGTTAACTGTAACACAAGTTCATAGTGACACTTTCTGTCATTCTAAGTTGGTTGTTTTTGCTGTTGTAAGATTATTCAGCTTCTGCGATCTTATTGTAGACTGAAACTTGCCACGTGTTTGCATAGCAGTTTTTCTGAGGTAACTGGGGATTTTTCGTGCCTTGTGTTTACAACCTTTACACATCAGTTGTGTGGTAGGTAATTTTGTGCAGTTATACTTGAAGCTAAGTTGGAAGTTGTATAACAGGAAAATTTTTCTGGGAAATGTCTTTAATTAAAAGAAACTGAATGGCTTGTTGTAAGTATCTACACTTGGGATGTGTAAATATGACCAAGTGGAATATTGGATGATAATTAGTTTTCAGCAGCAGTGAAAATGTTCCTCTGTGTCAGGCTAATCAAAACAGCTAAAGAAGTTGTCTGGGTTGGCCTTTCACAGCTGCAACATTCTACTGCTGCCAAAAACAAGTTACCACTCTATACTCAACTTCACGTATGGGATCCTGTAGCAGCTTATTGCAGTACTGTTACCTGTGGATGTCAATGTGTATCTATGCTGAAGAAGTGTTAATATTTATTCTTAACTGGCTTCGGTTAATTGAACTGCCATGAATGGCGTAACAGAAAAAACCCATATATGTGATACACACAGACCAAAAAACTGAAATAGAAGAGTTGTACCTCTGGACATCAACATTGTTTGAAGGCTTTATCTCAATAGTGGTACACACCTCCAGTTTTGTATCATTTTGGCTTCAACATAATTGAGTGATTAGTAGAAAGAAACAATAATCCTTTCAACAAGCGTTGGACTGCAGCAGTTCAAGTATCTCACTTGGACAATAAACTATCAACTCTAGAAGAAATTGGaggaagatttttaaattttaaaactttactTCATTAAGCACTTAATCCTGTACATatctcattcatttatgtttaaccCTTCGGTGGGTGCACCTGTGGCAGATAGCCGCAAGATTTAGTTTTCTGTCAGCATCACAGATAGCGTTACAGTTGCGTCCATGTCCAGATACGTATTTGTTGTTCTCAACGGATGTCACCACTTACTGCATTTGCGCTAttcatgctttcagcagtttggtcaTTATTGTTGTTTGGAATGTGAGTGTTGCATTTGCAGTGTGTTGGCCGCTAAGCGCCTTGTGATGTAAGTATTTtctatacttgtgtttttctttcacCTCAAGgcaatcttttttttatattagtaTATAATGCATATTTGTATCGAATCAAAGTTCCCATatgcaattttcattattttttacagtcttggatattgatttgctacaatatattacttttacaaaaacatGTTTCATTAGGTCTCTTAAAAgcatggaaatggagaaaaagaggGCATTTGACAGGCACCGTCTAATTGTACATCCTGAAGACTATGAGAAAGTACTGCGAGAATTGTCAGAAGAAGAATAACAGGAATCGTCAGATTCTTGTAAATCTGAGTTTGAAGAGGAAGTTATTAAAGGAGAAAACCACAGCAGTGACTCCGAACAATCAACAGAGGAAGCAGATGACCACCTGGTTGAAAATGGGAGACAACAAACAGAGGATTACCAATTTTATGTAGGAAAAGAAAAACTATTTGGATGAGTGAACTGCTTCCTTCTCCTAAAACGAAGGCCAAGAACATCTTAAAAGTTTTGCCAGGTCCAAAAGCAAATGTTGAAATTGCGGAAATAGAAATTGATGCATTTTGCCTCTTTATTACTGATGGGACGCTTATTTTTCTTTAggttaaaaatgaaaaactaattgCGATGCAAAAGCCGCAGCGCGTCCACTCATGGAAATATAAAAGCCGTGCCCACTGAAGGGTTAAGTTTCAGTATCTTTAAATGAACAAAAGTGCAGGTGTACTGTTGTTGAAATAAGACCTTCATAAACAGTACTCACAAAATTATACCATCTGTTGGTTTTTAATAGAAGACACTTCATATACCCAATGTTACAATGACAAAATGTAGAGTCAAACATAACCAGATTTTGACAATATCTTGAAAATTTCAGTAAGTTGCACATACACCCCTGACAGTTAACGGGCAACTGCCATCTCAGAATATGTAAAATCTCAGAGTCTAATACAAGAGAGTAGAAATATAAGATGGTCTGCAATAAAGTAGGTGGTGAAATCAGAGAGGACACCAGTTTCAAAAATCTACCAAAAAGTCCTTAATACAGTCACAAATTCCATTCGTTTCCCCATATGatcaaacttttgacaataaggGTAGGTGTGACACAGATTCAAAtcatttttggaaatcaagaaatactgcatcttcctgactgctttgatccaaagctttcagtatgtcatgcgagaaaagtgcgagtcaggtttcacacgatcgatgtttcccGAATCAGTGCTGGTTGGCATTTaggatgtcattctgttcaaggtacatcattatatttgagctaagaatgtggacagtagttttgtggatcgtacccttcttgtagacaggtattacctgtgctttcttccaacttctgGGCATGGTGTTTTGTCTGAGGTCTCTGTGATAGAATATAATTAAAAGAGGAGCTAACTCATCTGCAAAATTAGTATAGAATCAggtagggattccattgggccctggagctctgttcagttttagtgatttcagatgtttctaagcaccactgacattaatactgATTTAGCTCATGTTTTCAGTGATTCAAGGATTAAATTGGAGCAGTTCTCCTTGATTTACCTTTGGAAAGGAACGTTTGAAAAACAGAGTTATTCATTTCAGTGTTTGCATTGCTATctacaatttcagttcctgtctcatttgctagggctGGACACTAACCgtagtgccactaacagcctttactaaaggtggtggtgtgtaaacgacaCTTGTAAATAGTAATTACGTTAATTGAACTTATCATTCAGTGAAGAATGCACTGAATGATAAGCTCAATTAACATTATACAAGACATTACTTTCTTATATTCTTTTCCTTGATTGACAAGTTTTGCAAGTTAGTGCAATTTAGTCTTCGTTTTCgcgaacatgaaaattagtctttgTGACTATGTGCTCTCTGACTTCACCAGTGATTGTATTAAGACCTTCGTATGATTCTTTGGTCATCTGCAGTTACATATGCTTGATATGGAAGTCGCCTGTTAACTGTCTGGAGTGTATGAACAGATGTTATAATGTCGTAAGTACTGTATATGATGTTGTTGTTCAGAGGTACAACTCCTACGTTTCGGGTTTGTGGGCTGTGTGGCTTTTTCTGTTTGTTCAGTTTTCCAGTTGATAATGGTTTAATTAACTGAAACCGGTCAAGGAGAAATACTATAGTAGGCCTACAGCTTATGGCAAATAAAAATGCATTTCTACAAATATCTCTTAGTTTGAAGGTGTAtatctgcaaataaaccgaaaaatAATTATGCAATTTATTTTTTGTGGTGATAATTAAATTTTATGGCTAACTGTTGTTAAAGTTGGAAATACATTCCAAGTCTGCAGAAATGTTATGCTCCTTTGTCAGGCTTGGAAAGAGGGGTTGATTGCAGAAGTTTGGAAAGGAAAGGCAGGTCAATCAGATCACAGTTTGAGGGGTTGAAAGCTGAACTGAAACAAGTTAATATGCCACTGCAATGGCCCATAGCAACAATTTTCAACAGTCCTTGGAAATTGGTTCTAGATGTTAGTAATGACTctttgtattctctctctctctctctctctctctctctctctctctctctctctgactactCCTCCACTACCTTTTACCTCAGTGTGTTAATGTATTGAAACAGTCTCTCAGTGTCTTTTGTCAAGACGAGTCTGTAACTTACCTCAAAAATGTGACTGGGAACCCCCAGTGATAACTTGAAAGAATGGATATGCAGTTTGAACAACAAATTCTCTTTGTTGGTCCAACCTTCAGAAGATGACTATATGATTAACAAGTGATATATAGAGTGCAGCTTTGTACTGACAGTTAGGTGAATGTGTCTTACATGCAGAACGTAATCTTACATGACAGTGTGCAGCCTATATATGTATAGGATTAAGTGCATAATGaagtaatgttttaaaatttaaaaatcttcctCCAATTTCTTCTAGTGTTGATAGTTTATCAAGCTATTGAGAGATGATAATAGGCTAGCacagggagctgcatcaaaccggttttCATACTGAAGAGCTCAACAtcatcagccggccagtgtggttgagcagttctaggcgcttcagtctggaactgtgcgaccgctacggtcgcaggttcgaatcctgcctcgggcgtggatgtgtgtgatgttcttaggttagttaggtttaagtagttctaagttctaggggactgatgacctcagatctcaagtcccatagtgatcagagccaccaccatcatcatcttaTTGTCATAAGTCAGCATTGACGTTATTGTTTTAGTCTTAACGTTTGTTGCAGACTCTTTCGTATAATTGTCTCTGGTCGCCCTAATGTTCTGTATTCTTGAGAGCGCATTTGCAACCAAATTCCTTTTACTGCTTTTGTAGATAATTTGGTAATCATACTCCTTCAAGTTCAACTGGAATGTCAACACTTTGGTTGATGGATCTGGGATGCTGTTGATCCACATTAGTAGCTTATGATCTGTACATATTGTAAGCTTGCGCCTGAACAAATAAGGTCATAAATGTTCGATCCCCCCCAACAAATGGCCATAATTTCCCTCCCTATGGTGCTGTAATTTCGTTCTGTTTTATTTAGAGTCCGTGATGCATAGGCAGTAGGTAAACCAGCACCAAGATTACCCTGTCTTTAAAACAGCTCCTATACAGCTCAGGCTTGTATCAGTTGTGATCCTTTACTAAAATCAGGGTATTGCAGTATTAGGGGGCTCAGCAGCTTTTCCTTCAATTGTTGGAATACCTCTTTTTCTGTTCCCGACATATAGTCAG from Schistocerca gregaria isolate iqSchGreg1 chromosome 10, iqSchGreg1.2, whole genome shotgun sequence harbors:
- the LOC126293596 gene encoding uncharacterized protein LOC126293596 isoform X1; protein product: MDMALEAHSLVEIKREPVDNLAVVIKTEPEWIPEESSTGLLECTSSASPDILQEEAQVYPLVKLEPAENATEACENCKSETHLDPLDTICSTGIKSEVTEQLLKKKELVDCSDCSNPLQELGEEEWEKIPDDDTKKNVLANLVPFLKQELDCNLHSIREERPSSEAVDGSSDSVPEVDDDDVDNYDDSPESPRLVIAEVEDTSSVTAVDELSEPCDMLGDGWRITVFRCGHCMALAWDVVRLARHDCILPQQRKLNGSILGRLRPGTQVRYVNLFGCHVCGKLFFKRKNYRKHVSTFHSEALLKPFFKPKVCSDGDSCNRSASVVSSSDSDAKLALVGDVTVSATAVSGTKSTRHENGDNLELCVVCRKESCQMHKYVLLRGKCDSTKKVPVFICHKCKRDFRCEDNYWRHMYYHGFKMEVVSEEEPTAVLHAVSHVDSKKKIRRPRKKTCSSLVEPSVDLSHENTVPQSAPQPLSDVCSLKSASQGEGTGGVSVAASTAKICFATVGACEIRNRPSIENRSASKSNKRKISEVSFITEEDGPHPKKNFSPADDKGTVDVLTGCSSAQIASRPFRPETSVAKDSCGTVSSEERERVCAMEGEMSDLTIDSVWSARLEKNEWNTIGALNEEGEEVTTEKLPEEYNGPCSTVSDNFSTVTSRGDMSNSSSLQLRKRMNQIAVEVIDDEDDNINGNCKAVEVIDLDDDDDDDDEVDVNINSNGRADKISSFPDTIETEEKCDGKIVAVSGQENLERGSDYSSCTLVQGLCNPGETYSTSQNMEIDFNAREQEAVSADRTATGKRSLSTAGKVTVGDSQSTGTPFVQAGVNLGARVAVIKCANGNESRLVHEKLAPNGCEGRTGVRILQVSNTAVYRTVPVRQVTKLAFLPAVRHSANSDGTVGYLRKLSNISLKVSGTPRIGSCLLKCEKCNLLGMYSPTFFSHKCSPPNSSANDSSGVLSADSVRMVPNHNARVIPGSSRVCAYRGIVANRKLTGSVLWKCLRCNFTTYRCDVFKSHLCNSPVHFKILLDGQAPGALTRCDEDVSPDAGKRRDAEVVLGAGTRSDSDIALGTGMRSDANTVPPAGTRNDADVTPGAGIRSDADVVPGAGTRQDTDVVPGAGTRSDTGVAPGAGAKCDADVVAGAGMRCDADVESGARTRCDADVVPDAGTRCDADVVPGPGTRCDADVAPGPGTRCDADVAPGPGTRCDADVAPGPGTRCDADVAPGAGTRCDADVAPGAGTRCDPDVAPGARRRCSADIAPGIGMRRNADVAPGVGTGRDTDVVPTPPVEYLWKCVGCGLYSNSRQCLLMHKCSSFKRKVTGSDAVFTGPELMCCKCGFKTAGRLMFATHRCASLVLPPWLPRDKVPAKWTGRGAPDSTSPKVCEKSTQKNDLGTVHDSVLNFLLLHSGAKMVENNGSFLVMLPNMSTSGSPPRVGS
- the LOC126293596 gene encoding uncharacterized protein LOC126293596 isoform X2; translated protein: MDMALEAHSLVEIKREPVDNLAVVIKTEPEWIPEESSTGLLECTSSASPDILQEEAQVYPLVKLEPAENATEACENCKSETHLDPLDTICSTGIKSEVTEQLLKKKELVDCSDCSNPLQELGEEEWEKIPDDDTKKNVLANLVPFLKQELDCNLHSIREERPSSEAVDGSSDSVPEVDDDDVDNYDDSPESPRLVIAEVEDTSSVTAVDELSEPCDMLGDGWRITVFRCGHCMALAWDVVRLARHDCILPQQRKLNGSILGRLRPGTQVRYVNLFGCHVCGKLFFKRKNYRKHVSTFHSEALLKPFFKPKVCSDGDSCNRSASVVSSSDSDAKLALVGDVTVSATAVSGTKSTRHENGDNLELCVVCRKESCQMHKYVLLRGKCDSTKKVPVFICHKCKRDFRCEDNYWRHMYYHGFKMEVVSEEEPTAVLHAVSHVDSKKKIRRPRKKTCSSLVEPSVDLSHENTVPQSAPQPLSDVCSLKSASQGEGTGGVSVAASTAKICFATVGACEIRNRPSIENRSASKSNKRKISEVSFITEEDGPHPKKNFSPADDKGTVDVLTGCSSAQIASRPFRPETSVAKDSCGTVSSEERERVCAMEGEMSDLTIDSVWSARLEKNEWNTIGALNEEGEEVTTEKLPEEYNGPCSTVSDNFSTVTSRGDMSNSSSLQLRKRMNQIAVEVIDDEDDNINGNCKAVEVIDLDDDDDDDDEVDVNINSNGRADKISSFPDTIETEEKCDGKIVAVSGQENLERGSDYSSCTLVQGLCNPGETYSTSQNMEIDFNAREQEAVSADRTATGKRSLSTAGKVTVGDSQSTGTPFVQAGVNLGARVAVIKCANGNESRLVHEKLAPNGCEGRTGVRILQVSNTAVYRTVPVRQVTKLAFLPAVRHSANSDGTVGYLRKLSNISLKVSGTPRIGSCLLKCEKCNLLGMYSPTFFSHKCSPPNSSANDSSGVLSADSVRMVPNHNARVIPGSSRVCAYRGIVANRKLTGSVLWKCLRCNFTTYRCDVFKSHLCNSPVHFKILLDGQAPGALTRCDEDVSPDAGKRRDAEVVLGAGTRSDSDIALGTGMRSDANTVPPAGTRNDADVTPGAGIRSDADVVPGAGTRQDTDVVPGAGTRSDTGVAPGAGAKCDADVVAGAGMRCDADVESGARTRCDADVVPDAGTRCDADVVPGPGTRCDADVAPGPGTRCDADVAPGPGTRCDADVAPGPGTRCDADVAPGAGTRCDADVAPGAGTRCDPDVAPGARRRCSADIAPGIGMRRNADVAPGVGTGRDTDVVPTPPVEYLWKCVGCGLYSNSRQCLLMHKCSSFKRKVTGSDAVFTGPELMCCKCGFKTAGRLMFATHRCASLVLPPWLPRDKVPAKWTGRGAPDSTSPKKT